The following proteins come from a genomic window of Enterobacter chengduensis:
- a CDS encoding putative bifunctional diguanylate cyclase/phosphodiesterase, which produces MLASQYNPILVVLSFVVAILAAYTALNMAARVAGSEGVAARVWLAGGGIAMGIGVWAMHFIGMLAMDLSMSMSYNASLTVLSMVIAVGSSLFALWLVSCEQLRLRRLLPGALVMGSGIVAMHYTGMAALEVKPGIVWDKLWVAISVAIALAASLAALWLTFRLRREAAQVVLMRMGAAITMGIAIAGMHYAGMKAAQFPMSTMVHHAGINGSWLAVLVSVVALSILGITLLVSMLDARLQARTALLASSLAEANRELAQLALHDTLTRLPNRILLEDRLDQAISKADREGSHFALMFMDLDGFKAINDAYGHDVGDRLLVAVTQRLLQLLKGQFTLARIGGDEFVLLAEGEGPDDAASLANALVRAIDSPFTLGPYELMVTLSIGIALYPHDGKTERELMFNADAAMYHTKHMGRNGYHFFQPSMNSLAQTHLQLMNDLWMAIDRHELRLLYQPKFHAPAGPLLGFEALLRWQHPKQGLLTPDLFLPLAEKTGLIIPIGNWVINEACRQLREWHLQGHQSWSMAVNLSTLQFEQPSLVNTVLDCLALHHVPPEMLILEVTETTAMSNPDESVRVLTELTDAGVKASIDDFGTGYSSLLYLKRLPACELKIDRAFVKELSGESEDATIVSAIVALAKTLNLKVVAEGVETEAQQAFLTELGCNTLQGYLLGKPASPQTIEALCARGEMLPGVEL; this is translated from the coding sequence ATGCTGGCCAGCCAATACAACCCTATCCTTGTCGTCCTCTCCTTTGTTGTGGCTATTCTTGCGGCCTATACCGCACTGAACATGGCTGCACGCGTCGCCGGGAGTGAGGGCGTCGCTGCCCGCGTCTGGCTGGCTGGGGGAGGTATTGCTATGGGCATTGGCGTGTGGGCCATGCATTTTATCGGCATGCTGGCGATGGACCTCTCCATGAGCATGAGCTACAACGCCAGCCTGACGGTGTTATCCATGGTCATCGCCGTGGGTTCGTCACTGTTCGCGCTCTGGCTCGTGAGCTGCGAGCAATTACGCTTGCGCCGTCTGCTGCCCGGCGCGCTGGTGATGGGAAGCGGTATTGTTGCTATGCATTACACCGGCATGGCCGCGCTGGAAGTGAAGCCGGGGATTGTCTGGGACAAGCTCTGGGTGGCCATTTCGGTCGCGATTGCGCTTGCCGCTTCTCTCGCGGCATTGTGGCTGACCTTCCGCCTGCGTCGTGAAGCCGCGCAGGTCGTGCTGATGCGCATGGGGGCCGCCATCACGATGGGAATTGCGATTGCCGGTATGCATTATGCCGGAATGAAAGCCGCGCAGTTTCCCATGTCCACAATGGTTCATCATGCGGGGATTAACGGAAGCTGGCTGGCGGTGCTGGTCAGCGTCGTCGCGCTCTCTATTCTTGGCATCACCCTGCTGGTGTCGATGCTGGATGCCCGCCTTCAGGCACGTACCGCCCTTCTGGCCTCATCGCTTGCAGAAGCGAACCGGGAACTTGCTCAACTGGCGTTGCACGACACCCTGACGCGCCTGCCCAACCGTATCCTGCTGGAAGACCGACTCGATCAGGCCATCAGCAAAGCCGATCGTGAAGGGAGCCACTTTGCCCTGATGTTCATGGATCTCGACGGCTTTAAAGCCATCAATGACGCCTACGGTCATGATGTCGGCGACAGGCTGCTGGTCGCCGTTACGCAGCGTCTGCTGCAGCTTCTGAAAGGCCAGTTCACGCTTGCACGTATCGGCGGTGATGAATTTGTTCTGCTGGCAGAGGGAGAAGGCCCGGACGACGCGGCATCGCTGGCGAATGCGCTGGTGCGCGCGATCGATAGTCCGTTCACTCTCGGCCCCTATGAACTGATGGTGACCCTCAGCATAGGTATCGCGCTGTATCCTCACGACGGCAAAACCGAGCGCGAGCTGATGTTTAACGCCGACGCGGCGATGTATCACACGAAGCATATGGGCCGTAACGGTTACCATTTTTTCCAGCCCTCCATGAACTCCCTGGCGCAGACCCATCTTCAGCTAATGAACGATCTGTGGATGGCGATCGATCGCCATGAGCTACGCCTGCTGTATCAGCCAAAATTTCACGCCCCTGCGGGACCTTTACTCGGATTCGAGGCGTTATTGCGCTGGCAGCACCCTAAGCAGGGTCTCCTGACGCCGGACCTTTTTCTACCGCTAGCGGAAAAAACGGGGCTGATTATCCCTATTGGTAACTGGGTGATTAACGAAGCCTGCCGCCAGCTGCGGGAGTGGCATCTTCAGGGGCATCAAAGCTGGTCAATGGCGGTAAACCTGTCGACGCTGCAGTTTGAACAACCTTCGCTGGTTAACACAGTTCTCGACTGTCTGGCACTTCACCATGTACCGCCGGAAATGTTGATCCTCGAAGTGACGGAAACGACGGCAATGAGCAACCCGGATGAGAGCGTGCGGGTGCTGACAGAGCTGACGGATGCGGGTGTGAAGGCCTCCATTGATGATTTTGGCACCGGATATTCGAGCTTGCTGTATCTCAAGCGCTTACCGGCCTGTGAGTTGAAAATCGACAGGGCATTCGTGAAAGAGCTTAGCGGCGAAAGCGAGGATGCCACCATTGTCTCTGCGATTGTGGCCCTCGCTAAAACGCTTAACCTGAAAGTCGTGGCTGAAGGTGTAGAAACCGAAGCACAGCAGGCCTTTTTAACCGAGCTGGGCTGTAACACCCTTCAGGGTTATCTGTTAGGTAAACCCGCCAGCCCGCAGACCATAGAAGCACTTTGTGCCCGAGGGGAAATGTTACCAGGCGTCGAGCTATAA
- the envR gene encoding acrEF/envCD operon transcriptional regulator, protein MARKKKEEALQTRQQLIEAAIGQFATRGVASTTLTDIADAAQVTRGAIYWHFNSKTEIFNAIWEQQLPLRDIIRDRLSLSDNDDPLLKLREQFITALQYIAHEPRQCALLQILYHKCEFSSDMISEREIRKRIGFNDDTLRATLETCISRNIISPKMNVDLTLIVFHGFFSGIIKNRLMNNDSFNLYQQAPALVDSILATLPVIRVSPDVEAYSSTPGNISPRAQSASMVCGLAGLPNR, encoded by the coding sequence ATGGCGCGTAAAAAGAAAGAAGAGGCTCTACAAACCCGGCAGCAGCTGATTGAGGCGGCAATCGGACAGTTTGCGACGCGTGGCGTAGCCAGCACGACGCTGACGGACATAGCCGATGCAGCACAGGTGACGCGCGGTGCAATCTATTGGCACTTCAACAGTAAAACTGAAATATTTAATGCCATCTGGGAGCAGCAGTTACCGCTCCGCGACATTATTCGCGACAGGCTTTCTCTCTCTGATAATGACGATCCATTGTTAAAACTTCGTGAGCAATTTATTACTGCGTTGCAGTATATTGCCCATGAACCCCGGCAGTGTGCGCTTTTACAAATTCTGTATCATAAATGTGAATTTAGCAGCGATATGATTTCAGAGAGAGAAATCAGAAAACGGATTGGATTCAATGATGACACGCTGCGCGCCACGCTCGAGACCTGTATTTCGCGGAATATCATTTCGCCAAAGATGAATGTGGATCTCACCTTGATTGTTTTCCACGGTTTTTTTAGCGGAATAATTAAAAACCGGTTAATGAATAATGACAGTTTTAATCTTTATCAGCAGGCTCCCGCTCTGGTCGATAGCATACTGGCGACACTTCCTGTCATTCGCGTGTCGCCTGATGTTGAAGCTTATAGCTCGACGCCTGGTAACATTTCCCCTCGGGCACAAAGTGCTTCTATGGTCTGCGGGCTGGCGGGTTTACCTAACAGATAA
- a CDS encoding efflux RND transporter periplasmic adaptor subunit, giving the protein MTIHFRRLPLAGFIVCAVLLSGCDGQENPQQHPQAPQVSVHIVKSAPLAVTTELPGRTDAFRVAEVRPQVSGIILRRNFTEGSDVKAGDSLYQIDPATYQAAYESAKGELAKAQAAANIAHLTVKRYLPLVGTQYVSKQEYDQAVATAQQADASVIAAKAGVESARINLAYTKVTSPVDGRIGKSSVTEGALVTNGQAAALATVQQLDPIYVDVTQSSNDFMRLKQTSLQKGDTASSVELLMENGQPYPLKGTLQFSDVTVDESTGSITLRAIFPNPQHLLLPGMFIRARIDEGTQPDAILVPQQGVTRTPRGDATVMVVNNKNQVEPRTVVAPQAIGDRWLVTEGLKNGDRVIVSGLQKVRPGVTVVATPDTTTTPAG; this is encoded by the coding sequence ATGACGATTCATTTCAGACGCTTACCCCTAGCCGGTTTCATTGTCTGCGCGGTACTGCTCTCAGGATGCGATGGCCAGGAAAACCCACAACAACATCCGCAGGCGCCCCAGGTCAGCGTGCATATTGTGAAAAGCGCCCCGCTGGCTGTCACCACTGAACTCCCGGGCAGAACGGATGCGTTCCGCGTTGCAGAGGTTCGTCCTCAGGTTAGCGGTATTATCCTGCGTCGTAATTTTACGGAAGGTAGCGATGTAAAAGCGGGTGATTCACTTTATCAGATTGATCCTGCGACCTATCAGGCCGCCTATGAGAGCGCGAAAGGCGAACTGGCGAAGGCTCAGGCGGCGGCCAATATTGCGCACCTGACGGTAAAACGTTATCTCCCGCTGGTTGGCACCCAATATGTCAGTAAGCAGGAGTATGACCAGGCCGTGGCGACGGCTCAGCAGGCAGATGCCAGCGTGATTGCCGCAAAAGCCGGCGTTGAAAGCGCACGAATCAACCTCGCCTATACCAAAGTGACCTCTCCTGTTGATGGTCGTATCGGGAAATCCAGCGTGACTGAAGGGGCGCTGGTGACGAACGGGCAAGCCGCAGCGCTGGCAACGGTCCAGCAGCTCGATCCGATTTATGTCGATGTTACTCAGTCCAGCAATGACTTTATGCGCCTGAAACAGACGAGCCTGCAGAAAGGCGACACGGCCAGCAGCGTTGAGCTGCTGATGGAAAATGGACAGCCCTATCCGCTGAAAGGCACATTACAGTTCTCAGACGTCACGGTTGATGAAAGTACCGGCTCGATTACCCTGCGCGCCATTTTCCCGAACCCTCAGCACCTGCTGTTACCCGGCATGTTTATTCGCGCGCGCATTGATGAAGGTACCCAGCCAGATGCGATTCTGGTGCCACAGCAAGGCGTGACCCGTACACCACGAGGCGATGCAACCGTCATGGTGGTAAACAATAAAAACCAGGTTGAACCGCGTACCGTCGTCGCCCCGCAGGCAATTGGCGATCGCTGGCTGGTAACGGAAGGGCTGAAAAACGGTGACCGCGTGATTGTCAGCGGGCTACAGAAAGTCAGACCAGGGGTAACCGTCGTCGCGACGCCGGATACCACCACGACGCCAGCCGGTTAA
- a CDS encoding efflux RND transporter permease subunit — MANFFIQRPVFAWVLAIILMIAGGLAILKLPVAQYPTIAPPAVAISATYPGADAQTVQDTVTQVIEQNMNGIDNLMYMSSTSDSAGNVTITLTFESGTDPDIAQVQVQNKLQLAMPLLPQEVQQQGIGVEKSSSSFLLVAGFVSDNKNLTQDDISDYVASNVKDAISRTSGVGDVQLFGAQYAMRIWLDSNAMNKYQLTPLDIINQLKTQNDQIAAGQLGGAPSIPGQQLNASIIAQTRLKSPEEFGRVTLKVNQDGSMVHLKDVARIELGGENYNMVTKINGQAATGLGIKLATGANALDTAAAIKTKLAQLQEFFPQGLKVVYPYDTTPFVKISIHEVVKTLFEAIVLVFLVMYLFLQNLRATLIPTIAVPVVLLGTFAVLAAFGFSINTLTMFGMVLAIGLLVDDAIVVVENVERVMVEDKLPPKEATQKSMEQIQGALVGIAMVLSAVFIPMAFFGGSTGAIYRQFSLTIVSAMALSVLVALILTPALCATLLKPVSDDHHEKKSGFFGWFNALFDKSVDHYSNSVSGILRKTGRYLVVYVIIVAGMAVLFLRLPTSFLPEEDQGVFMTMVQLPAGATQTRTQQVLDQVQDYYLNKEKANVESVFTVNGFSFSGQGQNSGIAFISLKPWEERQGSENGVEAIVGRATKAFSQIKDGLVFPFNLPAIIELGTATGFDFELIDQANLGHTQLTQARNQLLGMVKEHPDLLVRVRPNGLEDTPQFKLDVDQEKAQALGISLSDVNQTISTSLGGTYVNDFIDHGRVKKVYVQADAKFRMLPGDINNLYVRSANGKMVPFSAFSNAKWVYGSPRLERYNGMPSMEILGESAPGKSTGEAMVMMESLAAKLPTGIGYDWTGMSYQERLSGNQAPALYAISLIVVFLCLAALYESWSIPFSVMLVVPLGVIGALLAASLRGLNNDVYFQVGLLTTIGLSAKNAILIVEFAKDLMDKEGKGIIEATLEASRMRLRPILMTSLAFILGVMPLVISTGAGSGAQNAVGTGVMGGMLSATLLAIFFVPVFFVVVRRRFTRHKD, encoded by the coding sequence ATGGCTAATTTCTTTATTCAGAGACCGGTTTTCGCCTGGGTGCTGGCCATCATTTTGATGATTGCAGGCGGGCTGGCCATTCTCAAACTTCCCGTCGCACAGTATCCGACCATTGCCCCTCCCGCCGTCGCGATATCCGCGACCTACCCGGGCGCTGATGCGCAAACGGTGCAGGATACCGTGACTCAGGTTATCGAGCAAAATATGAACGGCATCGATAACCTGATGTATATGTCCTCCACCAGCGATTCAGCGGGTAACGTCACCATCACCCTGACCTTTGAGTCAGGTACCGACCCGGATATCGCGCAGGTGCAGGTACAGAACAAGCTGCAGCTCGCGATGCCGCTGCTGCCGCAAGAGGTGCAGCAGCAAGGGATTGGCGTGGAGAAATCCAGCAGCAGCTTCCTGCTGGTCGCCGGTTTTGTTTCAGACAACAAAAATCTCACGCAGGATGATATCTCAGACTACGTCGCCTCAAACGTCAAAGATGCCATCAGCCGAACGTCTGGTGTCGGTGACGTCCAGCTGTTTGGCGCTCAGTATGCGATGCGCATCTGGCTCGACAGCAACGCGATGAACAAATACCAGCTGACGCCGCTGGATATTATCAATCAGCTGAAAACGCAGAACGATCAGATAGCGGCAGGTCAGCTGGGTGGAGCGCCGTCTATTCCCGGGCAGCAGCTGAATGCCTCGATCATCGCGCAAACCCGCCTGAAATCACCGGAGGAGTTTGGCCGCGTGACGCTCAAGGTCAATCAGGATGGCTCGATGGTTCATCTGAAGGACGTGGCGCGTATTGAGCTGGGTGGCGAAAACTACAACATGGTCACTAAAATCAACGGGCAGGCAGCAACCGGTCTGGGGATTAAGCTGGCGACCGGAGCAAATGCGCTGGACACTGCGGCAGCGATTAAGACCAAGCTGGCGCAACTGCAGGAGTTCTTCCCGCAGGGACTTAAGGTTGTCTATCCCTATGACACGACGCCTTTTGTAAAAATCTCCATCCACGAAGTCGTGAAGACCCTGTTTGAAGCGATCGTTCTCGTCTTCCTGGTGATGTACCTGTTTCTGCAAAACCTGCGTGCGACGCTCATCCCAACCATCGCGGTACCGGTCGTTCTGTTGGGTACCTTCGCGGTTCTGGCGGCGTTCGGTTTCTCCATCAATACCCTGACGATGTTCGGCATGGTGCTGGCGATAGGTCTGCTGGTCGATGACGCCATCGTGGTCGTTGAGAACGTTGAACGCGTCATGGTCGAGGACAAACTGCCGCCGAAAGAGGCCACGCAGAAGTCGATGGAGCAGATCCAGGGCGCGCTGGTGGGGATCGCCATGGTGCTCTCGGCGGTCTTTATTCCAATGGCCTTTTTTGGCGGCTCAACGGGGGCAATCTATCGTCAGTTCTCACTGACTATCGTTTCCGCTATGGCGCTGTCCGTACTGGTTGCGCTTATCCTGACGCCCGCCCTCTGCGCAACGTTGCTTAAGCCCGTCTCCGATGACCATCATGAGAAGAAAAGTGGCTTCTTCGGCTGGTTTAATGCGCTTTTTGATAAGAGCGTGGATCACTACAGCAACAGCGTGAGCGGTATTTTGCGTAAGACCGGGCGCTATCTGGTGGTGTACGTCATTATCGTCGCTGGGATGGCGGTGCTCTTCCTGCGCTTGCCCACCTCATTCCTACCTGAAGAGGATCAGGGAGTGTTTATGACGATGGTGCAGCTTCCGGCAGGGGCAACCCAAACGCGTACTCAGCAGGTCCTCGACCAGGTTCAGGATTACTACCTGAACAAAGAGAAGGCAAACGTTGAATCCGTCTTTACCGTAAACGGCTTTAGCTTTAGCGGCCAGGGTCAGAACTCCGGTATTGCCTTCATCAGCCTGAAGCCCTGGGAGGAGCGCCAGGGGTCGGAAAATGGCGTCGAAGCCATTGTGGGTCGCGCGACGAAAGCCTTCAGTCAGATTAAAGATGGTCTTGTGTTCCCGTTTAACCTGCCTGCCATTATTGAGCTGGGCACCGCGACGGGCTTCGACTTTGAACTGATCGATCAGGCTAACCTGGGACATACCCAGCTGACGCAGGCGCGTAACCAGCTGCTCGGCATGGTGAAAGAGCATCCTGACCTGCTGGTTCGCGTGCGTCCTAACGGCCTTGAAGATACGCCTCAGTTCAAGCTGGATGTCGACCAGGAGAAAGCGCAGGCGCTGGGCATTAGTCTTTCTGACGTTAACCAGACGATTTCGACTTCCTTAGGCGGCACCTATGTGAACGACTTTATCGATCATGGGCGCGTGAAAAAGGTCTACGTACAGGCCGATGCGAAATTCCGTATGTTGCCGGGAGATATCAACAACCTTTACGTACGCAGCGCGAATGGAAAAATGGTCCCGTTCTCCGCCTTTAGCAACGCGAAGTGGGTCTATGGTTCGCCTCGCCTGGAGCGCTACAACGGGATGCCCTCTATGGAGATCCTCGGTGAGTCAGCCCCGGGTAAAAGTACCGGTGAGGCGATGGTGATGATGGAAAGCCTCGCGGCAAAACTGCCTACAGGCATCGGCTATGACTGGACGGGGATGTCTTACCAGGAGCGGCTCTCGGGTAACCAGGCGCCTGCACTGTACGCCATTTCACTGATCGTGGTGTTCCTGTGTCTGGCAGCGCTGTATGAAAGCTGGTCCATTCCGTTCTCCGTCATGCTGGTTGTGCCGCTGGGGGTCATCGGGGCGCTTCTCGCAGCCTCACTGCGCGGGTTAAACAATGACGTCTATTTCCAGGTCGGTCTGCTGACAACGATTGGTTTATCGGCGAAAAACGCCATTCTGATCGTCGAGTTTGCAAAAGACCTCATGGATAAAGAAGGCAAAGGCATTATTGAAGCCACCCTGGAGGCTTCACGAATGCGCCTTCGACCGATCCTGATGACGTCTCTGGCCTTTATCCTTGGCGTCATGCCGCTGGTAATAAGCACCGGGGCCGGCAGCGGCGCGCAAAACGCCGTTGGTACGGGCGTGATGGGAGGCATGCTTTCCGCAACGCTTCTGGCGATTTTCTTCGTGCCCGTCTTCTTTGTGGTTGTCCGGCGGCGGTTCACCCGCCATAAAGATTAA
- a CDS encoding lipoprotein, with amino-acid sequence MKRFISVALLAALLAGCAHDSPCVPVYDDQGRLVHTNTCMKGTTQDNWETAGAIAGGAAAVAGLTLGIVALTK; translated from the coding sequence ATGAAAAGATTCATTTCCGTTGCACTTCTCGCTGCGCTGCTCGCTGGTTGCGCGCACGACTCTCCATGTGTACCGGTTTACGACGACCAGGGCCGACTGGTCCATACCAATACCTGTATGAAAGGCACCACCCAGGATAACTGGGAGACTGCGGGTGCTATCGCCGGCGGTGCTGCCGCAGTGGCGGGTTTGACGTTGGGTATTGTTGCCCTGACGAAGTAA
- a CDS encoding amino acid ABC transporter substrate-binding protein, with protein sequence MKKTMIASLAAAGMLFAVAGQAHAGTTLDAVKKKGFVQCGISDGLPGFSYADANGKFTGIDVDVCRGVAAAVFGDDSKVKYTPLTAKERFTALQSGEVDMLSRNTTWTSSRDAGMGMSFTGVTYYDGIGFLTHNKAGLKSARELDGATVCIQAGTDTELNVADYFKANNMKYTPVTFDRSDESAKALESGRCDTLASDQSQLYALRIKLSNPAEWIVLPEVISKEPLGPVVRRGDEDWFSIVRWTLFAMLNAEEMGINSKNVDEKAANPSNPDMAHLLGKEGDFGKDLKLDNKWAYNIIKQVGNYAEIFERNVGSESPLKIKRGQNNLWNNGGIQYAPPVR encoded by the coding sequence ATGAAAAAGACGATGATAGCCAGCCTGGCCGCTGCAGGCATGTTGTTTGCTGTAGCCGGTCAAGCCCATGCGGGAACGACACTGGATGCCGTTAAAAAGAAAGGTTTTGTTCAATGTGGTATCAGTGACGGTTTGCCTGGCTTCTCTTATGCCGATGCGAACGGCAAATTTACCGGCATTGATGTGGATGTCTGCCGTGGCGTTGCAGCTGCCGTTTTTGGCGATGACAGCAAAGTAAAATATACCCCGCTGACGGCGAAAGAACGCTTTACGGCGCTGCAGTCCGGCGAGGTCGACATGCTCTCCCGTAATACCACCTGGACGTCTTCCCGTGACGCGGGAATGGGGATGTCATTTACGGGCGTAACCTACTATGACGGCATCGGCTTTCTGACCCACAACAAAGCTGGCCTGAAAAGCGCCAGGGAGCTGGATGGTGCCACCGTTTGTATTCAGGCGGGCACCGATACCGAGCTGAACGTCGCCGATTATTTCAAAGCAAACAACATGAAATATACCCCGGTGACATTCGACCGCTCGGATGAATCGGCCAAAGCGCTGGAATCCGGCCGTTGCGACACGCTGGCCTCTGACCAGTCACAGCTGTATGCGTTACGTATTAAGCTGAGCAACCCGGCAGAGTGGATTGTCCTGCCTGAAGTGATCTCCAAAGAACCTCTCGGCCCCGTCGTTCGCCGTGGTGATGAGGACTGGTTCTCCATTGTTCGCTGGACGCTGTTTGCCATGCTGAACGCAGAAGAGATGGGCATCAACTCGAAAAACGTTGATGAGAAAGCGGCTAACCCATCCAATCCGGATATGGCGCACCTGCTCGGCAAAGAAGGTGATTTCGGCAAGGATCTGAAGCTGGATAACAAGTGGGCTTACAACATCATCAAGCAGGTGGGCAACTACGCGGAGATCTTTGAACGCAACGTGGGATCCGAAAGCCCGCTGAAGATCAAACGCGGCCAGAACAATCTCTGGAACAACGGCGGCATTCAGTACGCGCCACCAGTACGTTAA
- a CDS encoding amino acid ABC transporter permease, whose amino-acid sequence MSHRRSAVKGSLSFSHPAVRAWLFQIIAIVAVVLIAVYLIHNTITNLNNRGITSGFAFLDRSAGFGIVQHLIDYQEGDTYGRVFVVGLLNTLLVSALCIVFASILGFFIGLARLSENWLLRKLSTVYIETFRNIPPLLQIFFWYFAVLRNLPGPRQAVDAFELFFLSNRGLYIPSPQPGEGLYAFIGAIAVALALSAGVFRFNRNHQIKTGQLRRTWPTAAVLIVSLPLIAHWLFGAALHWDIPHLRGFNFQGGMVLIPELAALTLALSIYTSAFIAEIIRAGIQAVPYGQHEAARSLGLPHPVTLRQVIIPQALRVIIPPLTSQYLNIVKNSSLAAAIGYPDMVSLFAGTVLNQTGQAIETIAITMSVYLIISLVISLLMNLYNRRIALVER is encoded by the coding sequence ATGTCCCATCGCCGCTCAGCCGTAAAAGGATCGCTATCCTTTTCTCATCCCGCGGTCCGCGCCTGGCTATTCCAGATTATTGCTATCGTTGCGGTTGTTCTTATCGCCGTGTATCTGATCCATAACACCATCACCAACCTGAATAACCGCGGCATCACCTCCGGTTTTGCATTTTTGGATCGCAGCGCGGGGTTTGGCATTGTTCAGCATCTTATTGATTACCAGGAAGGTGACACGTACGGACGCGTGTTCGTGGTCGGTTTACTGAATACGCTGTTGGTATCGGCGCTTTGTATCGTCTTTGCCTCGATTCTGGGCTTCTTTATTGGCCTGGCGCGTCTTTCTGAAAACTGGCTCCTGCGGAAACTGTCTACGGTTTATATCGAGACGTTCCGCAATATCCCTCCGCTTCTGCAGATCTTCTTCTGGTATTTCGCCGTACTGCGTAACCTTCCCGGTCCCCGCCAGGCCGTCGACGCGTTTGAGCTGTTTTTCCTGAGCAACCGCGGGTTGTACATTCCTTCTCCTCAGCCGGGTGAAGGACTGTACGCTTTCATCGGCGCGATTGCAGTAGCGCTTGCCCTCTCTGCCGGGGTATTCCGCTTTAACCGCAATCATCAGATCAAAACCGGTCAGCTTCGCAGAACCTGGCCCACGGCAGCTGTTCTGATCGTCAGCCTGCCGCTCATCGCACACTGGCTGTTTGGAGCTGCTTTGCACTGGGATATTCCCCATCTGCGTGGCTTTAACTTTCAGGGCGGGATGGTATTAATTCCCGAGCTGGCAGCCCTGACGCTGGCATTGTCGATTTACACGTCCGCGTTCATCGCAGAGATTATTCGTGCAGGGATCCAGGCCGTACCTTACGGACAGCACGAGGCGGCACGCTCGCTGGGATTGCCCCATCCCGTGACGCTTCGCCAGGTCATCATTCCGCAGGCTTTACGGGTCATCATTCCGCCCCTGACCAGCCAGTACCTTAACATCGTCAAAAACTCGTCGCTGGCCGCTGCCATTGGTTACCCGGATATGGTGTCACTCTTCGCCGGAACCGTACTTAACCAGACCGGACAGGCCATTGAAACCATCGCCATCACGATGTCTGTCTATCTGATCATCAGCCTGGTGATTTCACTGCTGATGAACCTTTATAACCGTCGTATAGCACTGGTCGAGCGCTAA
- a CDS encoding amino acid ABC transporter permease, whose amino-acid sequence MTKAILSHSSRPANSTGGRFILWARKNLFSSWSNSLLTIVCLWLMWELIPPLLNWAFLQANWVGSTRADCTKAGACWVFIHERFGQFMYGLYPHEQRWRINLALAVGLISVAVMFWKKLPYRGRYIAVWAVVYPIIVWVLLYGGFLGLERVETRQWGGLTLTLIIASVGIAGALPWGILLALGRRSKMPIVRVLSVIFIEFWRGVPLITVLFMSSVMLPLFMAEGTTIDKLIRALVGVILFQSAYVAEVVRGGLQALPKGQYEAAESLALGYWKTQGLVILPQALKLVIPGLVNTIIALFKDTSLVIIIGLFDLFSSVQQATVDPVWLGMSTEGYVFAALIYWIFCFSMSRYSQHLEKRFNTGRTPH is encoded by the coding sequence ATGACAAAAGCGATACTGTCGCACTCCTCGCGCCCTGCCAACTCGACAGGTGGACGTTTCATCCTCTGGGCGCGCAAAAATCTGTTCTCCAGCTGGAGTAACAGCCTGCTGACGATTGTCTGCCTGTGGCTCATGTGGGAATTGATTCCTCCCCTGCTGAACTGGGCGTTTTTACAGGCCAACTGGGTCGGTTCAACCCGAGCAGACTGTACAAAAGCGGGCGCCTGCTGGGTGTTTATTCATGAGCGCTTCGGGCAGTTCATGTATGGATTGTATCCGCATGAACAGCGCTGGCGGATCAACCTCGCGCTGGCTGTTGGCCTGATCTCTGTCGCAGTCATGTTCTGGAAAAAGCTGCCCTATCGCGGACGCTATATTGCCGTTTGGGCGGTGGTTTACCCGATTATCGTCTGGGTGCTGTTGTATGGCGGTTTCCTGGGGCTGGAACGTGTTGAAACACGCCAGTGGGGCGGGCTGACGCTGACGCTGATTATCGCATCAGTAGGGATAGCCGGTGCTCTACCGTGGGGGATATTACTTGCCCTGGGACGGCGTTCAAAAATGCCGATCGTACGCGTGCTCTCGGTTATCTTTATTGAATTCTGGCGCGGCGTACCGCTTATCACCGTTCTGTTTATGTCGTCGGTCATGCTGCCGCTGTTCATGGCGGAAGGGACAACCATCGACAAGCTGATCCGTGCCCTGGTTGGGGTGATTCTCTTCCAGTCCGCTTATGTCGCTGAAGTTGTGCGCGGTGGTCTGCAGGCGTTGCCTAAGGGCCAGTACGAAGCGGCGGAATCACTGGCGCTCGGTTACTGGAAAACGCAGGGGCTGGTCATTCTTCCACAAGCACTCAAGCTGGTCATCCCGGGTCTGGTCAACACGATCATTGCCCTCTTCAAAGATACCAGCCTGGTGATCATCATCGGATTATTCGATCTCTTTAGCAGCGTGCAGCAGGCAACCGTTGACCCTGTCTGGCTGGGCATGTCCACCGAAGGGTATGTCTTTGCCGCACTGATCTACTGGATCTTTTGTTTTAGCATGTCGCGCTATAGCCAGCATCTGGAAAAGCGCTTTAACACCGGGCGTACGCCGCACTGA